One window from the genome of Pyxidicoccus xibeiensis encodes:
- a CDS encoding GNAT family N-acetyltransferase codes for MSTSTEEWVVRPITPGDDAAVAAVIRTVMPEFGMDGPGFAMQDPEVMAMSAAYSRPRHAYFVVERAGKVVGGAGIAPLEGGEPTVCELRKMYFLTEARGQGMGERMLRRCLDFAREAGFQRCYLETTVGMKQAQKLYRRLGFEPLCAPLGRTGHFGCDTWYARDLAKPLA; via the coding sequence ATGAGCACGAGCACGGAAGAATGGGTCGTCCGTCCCATCACGCCCGGGGACGACGCGGCGGTTGCGGCGGTCATCCGCACGGTGATGCCGGAGTTCGGCATGGACGGCCCCGGCTTCGCCATGCAGGACCCCGAGGTGATGGCGATGAGCGCGGCCTACTCACGGCCCCGGCACGCCTACTTCGTCGTCGAGCGGGCAGGCAAGGTCGTTGGCGGCGCCGGAATCGCCCCCCTGGAGGGCGGAGAGCCCACCGTCTGCGAGCTGCGCAAGATGTACTTCCTCACCGAGGCGCGTGGCCAGGGCATGGGAGAGCGGATGCTGCGCCGCTGCCTGGACTTCGCACGCGAGGCGGGCTTCCAGCGCTGCTACCTGGAGACCACCGTGGGCATGAAGCAGGCCCAGAAGCTCTACCGCCGCCTGGGCTTCGAGCCGCTGTGCGCTCCCCTGGGTCGCACGGGCCACTTCGGCTGCGACACCTGGTACGCCAGAGACCTGGCGAAGCCGCTCGCCTGA
- a CDS encoding VOC family protein produces the protein MPHRSRLAGFIIDCETGEHDAAAKFWSDALGMPLGEKLVEGEARYTGLENARGGLDVAVQQVKHPSRVHLDIEADDQDAEAARLEKLGAKRIGWVRRWWVMEAPTGHRFCIVKMKHPEQGTPPNEWP, from the coding sequence ATGCCCCACCGCAGCAGGCTGGCCGGCTTCATCATCGATTGTGAGACGGGCGAGCACGACGCCGCCGCGAAGTTCTGGAGTGACGCCCTGGGCATGCCGCTCGGCGAGAAGCTCGTCGAGGGAGAGGCCCGCTACACGGGGCTCGAGAACGCCCGGGGCGGGCTGGACGTGGCGGTGCAACAGGTGAAGCACCCCTCGCGCGTGCACCTGGACATCGAGGCGGATGACCAGGACGCCGAGGCCGCGCGCCTGGAGAAGCTGGGCGCGAAGCGCATCGGCTGGGTGAGGCGCTGGTGGGTCATGGAGGCGCCCACCGGCCACCGCTTCTGCATCGTGAAGATGAAGCACCCCGAGCAGGGCACTCCACCGAACGAGTGGCCCTGA
- a CDS encoding ester cyclase → MKRHVTMLLCALGALSACATVSPAERSAALEEQNKQRARMLTEELYNLRKLDRIPEYVAADFVDHSPGAPQGVLGPAILRQQAEASFQQFPDLRFDILHLVADGDLVVVHWKATGSDPKNLDEAGKPRPLTLDGQSLYRMRDGKLVEAWDVSDRLSPLLQRGYKVVPPKP, encoded by the coding sequence ATGAAACGACACGTGACGATGTTGCTGTGCGCCCTCGGGGCGCTGTCCGCCTGCGCCACCGTGTCTCCCGCGGAGCGCAGCGCGGCCCTGGAGGAGCAGAACAAGCAGCGGGCCCGGATGCTCACCGAGGAGCTCTACAACCTGCGCAAGCTGGACCGCATCCCCGAGTATGTCGCCGCCGACTTCGTGGACCACTCGCCAGGCGCGCCCCAGGGCGTGTTGGGGCCGGCCATCCTGCGCCAGCAGGCCGAAGCCAGCTTCCAGCAGTTCCCCGACCTCCGGTTCGACATCCTCCACCTCGTCGCGGACGGAGACCTCGTGGTGGTCCACTGGAAGGCCACCGGCTCCGACCCGAAGAACCTGGACGAGGCCGGCAAGCCCAGGCCCCTCACGCTGGACGGCCAGTCCCTCTACCGCATGCGCGACGGGAAGTTGGTGGAGGCCTGGGATGTCTCGGACCGGCTCTCACCGCTCCTGCAGCGCGGCTACAAGGTCGTTCCCCCCAAACCCTGA
- a CDS encoding helix-turn-helix transcriptional regulator, with translation MSYGIAARPRFQEPATTAPVVFLSAVRSAYVGPSLRLAPHRNAVACVVLSLGEPFTLAAGGSPREARSALIPPNTLHQLTAGSGAIAFLYLDPLDVAVAGGPGWRQRTRSGVSLEHAGAEEAVAALLRLRAVKPAAAGRQVLDTLGGLVEPSGTRTDRRITSALRKLEPVVEGLDAAECRLDRVAAGLELSVSRAQHLIREVTGVPFRRYRTWVRMRVAARTLASGGTLTEAAHVAGFSSAAHFSTAFRTMFGLPPSALVSAGTCFVVLPA, from the coding sequence ATGTCCTACGGCATCGCCGCACGCCCCCGCTTTCAAGAACCGGCTACGACGGCGCCGGTGGTCTTCCTGTCCGCGGTCCGCTCCGCCTATGTCGGCCCGTCGCTGCGCCTCGCGCCGCACCGGAACGCCGTGGCCTGTGTCGTGCTCAGCCTGGGCGAGCCGTTCACCCTCGCGGCCGGAGGCAGCCCACGAGAGGCCCGCTCCGCCCTCATCCCGCCCAACACGCTGCACCAGCTGACGGCCGGGAGTGGTGCCATCGCCTTTCTCTACCTCGACCCGCTGGACGTCGCCGTCGCGGGGGGCCCGGGGTGGCGCCAGCGCACCCGGAGCGGCGTGTCACTCGAGCATGCTGGCGCGGAGGAGGCCGTCGCCGCTCTGCTGCGCCTGAGGGCGGTGAAGCCGGCGGCGGCGGGACGGCAGGTCCTGGACACCCTCGGCGGCCTGGTGGAGCCGTCGGGGACACGCACGGACCGGCGAATCACCTCGGCGCTCCGGAAGCTGGAGCCGGTGGTGGAGGGACTGGACGCCGCGGAGTGCCGCCTCGACCGGGTGGCCGCCGGCCTGGAGCTGTCCGTGTCCCGGGCCCAGCACCTGATTCGGGAGGTGACGGGTGTCCCTTTCCGGCGCTACCGGACCTGGGTCCGCATGCGAGTCGCGGCCCGCACACTCGCCAGTGGCGGAACCCTGACCGAGGCCGCCCATGTCGCCGGCTTCTCCAGCGCAGCCCACTTCAGCACGGCCTTCCGCACGATGTTTGGCCTGCCTCCGTCCGCCCTCGTCTCGGCGGGGACCTGCTTCGTCGTGCTCCCCGCCTGA
- a CDS encoding anti-sigma factor family protein, which yields MVAEPFPRSKPSGECLSGWRVSQVVLGLLPPEERASAEAHLTTCAHCQQRVEAEHAQTRAAAYEQVPEALLAAAAALPARPARPAWWRWAPAFALPVLAVSVFLVVRSPEAGVVPGGRWKGSASLDVAVAREGVLVVNGMPAEELAELRAGDRLRLRVQGAEPSAWLILQGDEEGTWTPYFEGAVPQGGWLPMGITVTPEGRTRMRLLTCAAKPPPGVPPEEVCRVRVYDWGMAGTP from the coding sequence ATGGTGGCTGAGCCGTTCCCCAGGTCCAAGCCGTCCGGTGAGTGCCTGTCCGGGTGGCGCGTGTCGCAGGTGGTGCTCGGGCTGCTGCCACCGGAGGAGCGCGCGTCCGCCGAGGCGCACCTCACGACGTGCGCGCACTGCCAGCAGCGGGTGGAGGCCGAGCATGCCCAGACGCGCGCCGCCGCCTACGAGCAGGTCCCCGAGGCGTTGCTCGCGGCCGCGGCGGCGCTGCCTGCACGTCCCGCGCGTCCGGCGTGGTGGCGGTGGGCACCCGCCTTCGCCCTTCCGGTGCTGGCGGTGAGCGTGTTCCTCGTCGTCCGTTCGCCGGAGGCGGGGGTGGTCCCCGGGGGGCGGTGGAAGGGGAGCGCGTCACTGGACGTGGCGGTTGCGCGCGAGGGGGTGCTCGTGGTCAACGGCATGCCCGCGGAGGAGCTGGCGGAGCTGCGGGCGGGAGACCGGCTGCGCCTGCGCGTGCAGGGCGCGGAGCCGTCCGCCTGGCTCATCCTCCAGGGAGACGAGGAAGGAACATGGACCCCGTACTTCGAGGGAGCGGTGCCCCAGGGCGGGTGGCTGCCCATGGGCATCACCGTCACGCCGGAGGGCCGCACGCGGATGCGGCTGCTGACGTGTGCGGCGAAGCCTCCACCCGGGGTGCCGCCGGAGGAGGTCTGCCGCGTGCGCGTCTACGACTGGGGCATGGCTGGCACGCCGTGA
- a CDS encoding endonuclease III domain-containing protein, with protein MAAARKPRASSRRAPARVSARTARESPAPEQHPEPGTVAEPPPRPDKVPFDIDEVLARVRESVKHFADAAMFALAAHGHDSLFEQLVACILSIRTRDEVSLPVSLALLGKASTPEALARMTPAEIDEVIRPVTFHEAKAYQLHAIAERTRDELEGKLPCDAQVLQSFKGVGPKCAHLALGIACGHEAISVDIHVHRVTNRWGYVRARAPEQTMEALEVTLPRNYWVELNRLLVPFGKHVCTGTRPKCSTCPVLQHCRQVGVTDAR; from the coding sequence ATGGCGGCGGCCCGGAAACCCAGGGCCTCCAGCCGGCGTGCCCCCGCGCGCGTGAGCGCGAGGACGGCCCGCGAGTCCCCGGCACCGGAGCAGCACCCGGAGCCGGGGACCGTGGCCGAGCCACCGCCCCGCCCGGACAAGGTCCCCTTCGACATCGACGAGGTGCTCGCCCGCGTGCGCGAGTCCGTGAAGCACTTCGCGGACGCGGCGATGTTCGCGCTGGCCGCGCACGGCCATGACTCGCTCTTCGAGCAGCTCGTGGCCTGCATCCTCTCCATCCGCACCCGGGACGAGGTGAGCCTGCCGGTGTCGCTCGCGCTGCTCGGCAAGGCCTCCACGCCGGAAGCCCTGGCGCGCATGACGCCCGCGGAAATCGACGAGGTCATCCGCCCCGTCACCTTCCACGAGGCCAAGGCGTACCAGCTCCACGCCATCGCCGAGCGGACCCGGGACGAGCTCGAAGGGAAGCTCCCGTGCGACGCGCAGGTACTCCAGTCCTTCAAGGGCGTGGGCCCCAAGTGCGCGCACCTGGCGCTCGGAATCGCCTGTGGCCACGAGGCCATCAGCGTGGACATCCACGTGCACCGGGTCACCAACCGGTGGGGCTACGTGCGGGCGCGCGCGCCGGAGCAGACGATGGAGGCCCTGGAGGTCACCCTCCCGCGCAACTACTGGGTGGAGCTCAACCGCCTCCTGGTGCCCTTTGGCAAGCACGTGTGCACGGGCACGCGGCCGAAGTGCTCCACGTGCCCGGTGCTCCAGCACTGCCGCCAGGTGGGCGTGACGGACGCGCGCTGA
- a CDS encoding phospholipase D-like domain-containing protein, whose translation MDELQDLEELLPQAGAHFLDSDRERARHEMQGPFMLPPGPAGFSFALYQSTGVGLMPGHKLELLENSTVFERMLEDLRGAQHSIHILVYIWRPCELSDRIVEVLVERARAGVQCRVVVDPVGSEEVRGNKDFDLKVEKVLTDAGVEVHYYRLLAGKVVGRLLGRTHNKIVVVDGRVAYTGGFGIWKVWEGDGLKPEEWRDTHVRVEGPEVRRMQLSFSRHWQESGGGLLPPSAFPEPDEISQGPSSAGFVDSAGKLGVTDAERMVRLVIAAARERLWIANAYFTPPNAILEQLEEKLRQGVEIRILGPGPVHDVPIIRASQRSTYERLLAAGARIYEYQPSMMHAKTILVDDWLSVVGSTNLDVLSLNKLGEGSLVMNDAEFARKLERCWAKDLRHSKEITLQNGGRTNPWRRFARRTTQLVGRDR comes from the coding sequence ATGGACGAGCTTCAGGACCTGGAGGAGCTGTTGCCGCAGGCCGGCGCCCACTTCCTCGACAGTGACAGGGAGCGGGCACGGCACGAGATGCAGGGCCCCTTCATGCTGCCGCCCGGGCCCGCCGGCTTCTCCTTCGCGCTGTACCAGTCCACCGGCGTGGGGTTGATGCCGGGCCACAAGCTGGAGCTGCTGGAGAACAGCACTGTCTTCGAGCGGATGCTGGAGGACCTGCGCGGCGCGCAGCACAGCATCCACATCCTCGTCTACATCTGGCGGCCGTGTGAGCTGTCGGACCGCATCGTGGAGGTGCTGGTGGAGCGCGCCCGCGCGGGCGTGCAGTGCCGCGTGGTGGTGGACCCGGTGGGCAGCGAGGAGGTCCGCGGCAACAAGGACTTCGACCTCAAGGTGGAGAAGGTCCTCACCGACGCGGGCGTGGAGGTGCACTACTACCGGCTGCTGGCGGGCAAGGTGGTGGGCCGGCTGCTGGGGCGCACGCACAACAAGATTGTCGTCGTCGACGGACGCGTCGCGTACACGGGCGGCTTCGGCATCTGGAAGGTGTGGGAGGGGGACGGGCTCAAGCCGGAGGAGTGGCGGGACACGCACGTGCGCGTGGAGGGCCCCGAGGTGCGCCGCATGCAGCTGTCCTTCTCCCGGCACTGGCAGGAGTCGGGCGGCGGCCTGCTGCCCCCGAGCGCCTTCCCGGAGCCCGACGAAATCTCGCAGGGCCCCTCGTCCGCGGGCTTCGTGGACAGCGCGGGCAAGCTGGGCGTCACCGACGCCGAGCGCATGGTGCGCCTGGTCATCGCCGCCGCGCGCGAGCGGCTGTGGATTGCCAACGCGTACTTCACCCCGCCCAACGCGATTCTGGAGCAGCTCGAGGAGAAGCTCCGGCAGGGCGTGGAGATTCGCATCCTGGGGCCGGGCCCCGTCCACGACGTGCCCATCATCCGCGCATCGCAGCGCTCCACCTACGAGCGACTGCTGGCCGCGGGCGCGCGCATCTACGAGTACCAACCGTCGATGATGCACGCGAAGACGATTCTCGTGGATGACTGGCTCAGCGTGGTGGGCTCCACCAACCTGGACGTGCTGTCGCTCAACAAGCTGGGGGAGGGCTCGCTCGTGATGAATGACGCGGAGTTCGCTCGCAAGCTGGAGCGGTGCTGGGCGAAGGACCTGCGTCACTCGAAGGAAATCACGCTGCAGAACGGAGGCCGCACCAACCCGTGGCGACGCTTCGCGCGACGCACCACGCAGCTGGTGGGGAGGGACCGCTAG
- a CDS encoding phosphopantetheine adenylyltransferase, with the protein MDIKALAATLLLLAVAAVNLIPGIVALLPDRTVALYGIGVDGGSMTLLMRHRAVLLACVGLGLGAAAFVPSVRPPALAFAAISKLSFLALYLMTPGLTPELQRVAAADLVALALLAIAALLG; encoded by the coding sequence ATGGACATCAAGGCGCTGGCCGCGACACTGCTTCTGCTGGCTGTGGCCGCTGTGAATCTCATCCCCGGCATCGTCGCCCTGCTGCCGGACCGGACGGTAGCCCTGTATGGTATCGGCGTCGACGGTGGCTCCATGACCCTGCTGATGCGCCACCGGGCAGTGCTGCTCGCCTGTGTCGGCCTGGGCCTGGGTGCCGCCGCCTTCGTTCCTTCCGTGCGACCTCCAGCCCTGGCCTTCGCCGCCATCAGCAAGCTGAGCTTCCTGGCGCTGTACCTGATGACTCCCGGGCTGACGCCGGAACTCCAGAGGGTGGCGGCGGCGGACCTCGTGGCCCTGGCGCTGCTGGCCATCGCCGCGCTGCTGGGCTGA
- a CDS encoding RNA polymerase sigma factor: MTPTSSLDISTLYRRHVALVRGCALRILGEPAAAEDVAQEAFIRYLQHRERSGEEQDTAAFLYRTSTNLALNRLRDARRRQGLHEAHLSHEEPASARSPEDGLALRKVLAEADPELAQIAACYFIHGMEHEEIAGVLGVPRRTVGRRLEKFRAHAELMLQDVRRKEAGHGG, encoded by the coding sequence ATGACTCCCACCTCTTCCCTCGACATCTCCACGCTCTACCGGCGCCACGTGGCGCTGGTGCGCGGCTGCGCCCTGCGCATCCTGGGCGAGCCCGCCGCCGCGGAGGACGTCGCGCAGGAGGCGTTCATCCGCTACCTGCAGCACCGGGAGCGCAGCGGCGAGGAGCAGGACACCGCCGCGTTCCTCTACCGCACCAGCACCAACCTGGCCCTCAACCGGCTGCGCGACGCGCGCCGCCGCCAGGGGCTGCACGAGGCGCACCTGTCCCACGAGGAGCCCGCGAGCGCGCGCTCACCCGAGGACGGGCTGGCGCTGCGCAAGGTGCTGGCGGAGGCGGACCCGGAGCTGGCGCAGATTGCCGCCTGCTACTTCATCCACGGCATGGAGCACGAGGAGATTGCCGGGGTGCTCGGCGTCCCGCGCCGCACCGTGGGCCGGAGGCTGGAGAAGTTCCGGGCGCACGCCGAGCTCATGCTGCAAGACGTTCGGAGAAAGGAAGCAGGCCATGGTGGCTGA
- a CDS encoding acyl-CoA dehydrogenase family protein: MVEVTRPTAHELLSLPRLAPLVPMLYVAWTDGELTHEEIRALGAAARAQPWLDLRSNVVLARWLDPVLPPSVGELTQLRDYIRRTAEQLSHSGQQSLAELGSQLAQVVTGKDGLPAPMPELTRALAELEESLGISGREAVRSLLPSAAPAPMRHGPTEPTSFDPEALRAVLDRKYPDARAKVRAWLSSGDFRYSDTHDTDRYRDQVFAWLKALADQGLGRIAFPQGNETGADLGAFIAAFETLAFFDLSLVVKAGVHFGLFGASILFLGTEKHHREYLPRVASLELPGCFAMSELGHGSNVRDVETVARYDAQTGEFVVHTPSDGARKEWIGNAARHGRLATVFAQLEVGGKALGVHALLVPLRDAQGRVLPGVRIEDCGVKMGLNGVDNGRLWFDHVRVPRENLLDRFGQVTAQGEYTSSIPGDSKRFFTMLGTLVAGRVSVACAALSAVKSGLTIAVRYGEMRRQFGPVGAQEVRLLDHQTHQLRLLKPLAKTYALDFALEYLVERYVGRTEEDAREVEALAAGLKAYATWHTTATLQETREACGGQGYLEANRIPALKADTDVFTTFEGDNTVLMQLVAKGLLTGYRQRFEDDRVFAVLKLLADRATGVVDRNPFSTRRTGSEHLRDGEFQLRVLRYREEDLMASVSRRLRKRLGAGVEAFEAFNQCQEHLLALAHAHVEALVLEQFLKGVAAVKDPGLKTVLGRLCDLYGLSCLDSASGWFLEHGLLEGSKARAIRKEVERLCAEVRPDAVALVDAFGIPDNCLAAPIGLGRLAP, encoded by the coding sequence ATGGTGGAAGTCACCCGTCCCACGGCGCACGAGCTGCTGTCGCTGCCCCGCCTCGCGCCCCTGGTGCCCATGCTGTACGTGGCCTGGACGGACGGAGAGCTCACCCACGAGGAGATTCGCGCCCTCGGCGCCGCCGCCCGGGCCCAGCCCTGGTTGGACCTGCGCTCCAACGTCGTCCTCGCGCGCTGGCTGGACCCGGTGCTGCCCCCCAGCGTGGGCGAGCTGACCCAGCTGCGTGACTACATCCGCCGCACCGCCGAGCAGCTGTCACACAGCGGACAGCAGAGCCTGGCGGAGCTGGGCTCGCAGCTCGCGCAGGTCGTCACCGGCAAGGACGGGCTGCCCGCGCCCATGCCCGAGCTGACGCGCGCGCTGGCCGAGCTGGAGGAGTCCCTGGGCATCTCCGGCCGCGAGGCCGTGCGCTCCCTGCTGCCCTCCGCGGCGCCCGCGCCGATGCGCCACGGCCCCACCGAGCCCACGTCCTTCGACCCGGAGGCGCTGCGCGCGGTGCTGGACCGCAAGTACCCGGACGCTCGCGCGAAGGTGCGCGCCTGGCTGTCGTCCGGGGACTTCCGCTACAGCGACACGCACGACACGGACCGCTACCGCGACCAGGTCTTCGCCTGGCTGAAGGCGCTGGCGGACCAGGGCCTGGGCCGCATCGCCTTTCCCCAGGGCAACGAGACGGGGGCGGACCTGGGCGCGTTCATCGCCGCCTTCGAGACGCTGGCCTTCTTCGACCTCAGCCTCGTGGTGAAGGCGGGCGTCCACTTCGGCCTGTTCGGCGCGAGCATCCTCTTCCTCGGCACGGAGAAGCACCACCGCGAGTACCTGCCCAGGGTCGCCTCGCTGGAGCTGCCCGGCTGCTTCGCGATGAGCGAGCTGGGCCACGGCTCCAACGTGCGCGACGTGGAGACGGTGGCGCGCTACGACGCCCAGACGGGCGAGTTCGTGGTGCACACGCCCTCGGACGGCGCGCGCAAGGAATGGATTGGCAACGCCGCTCGCCATGGGCGCCTCGCCACGGTGTTCGCCCAGCTGGAGGTGGGCGGCAAGGCGCTGGGCGTGCACGCGCTGCTGGTGCCGCTGCGGGACGCGCAGGGGCGCGTGCTGCCCGGCGTGCGCATCGAGGACTGCGGCGTGAAGATGGGGCTGAACGGCGTGGACAACGGCCGGCTCTGGTTCGACCACGTGCGGGTGCCCCGGGAGAACCTGCTGGACCGGTTCGGCCAGGTGACCGCGCAGGGCGAGTACACCAGCTCCATCCCCGGTGACTCCAAGCGCTTCTTCACCATGCTGGGCACGCTGGTGGCGGGCCGGGTGAGCGTGGCGTGCGCGGCGCTGAGCGCGGTGAAGAGCGGGCTGACGATTGCCGTGCGCTACGGGGAGATGCGGCGCCAGTTCGGCCCCGTGGGCGCGCAGGAGGTGCGGCTGCTGGACCACCAGACGCACCAGCTCCGGCTGCTCAAGCCGCTGGCGAAGACGTACGCGCTCGACTTCGCGCTGGAGTACCTGGTGGAGCGGTACGTGGGGCGCACGGAGGAGGACGCGCGCGAGGTGGAGGCGCTGGCGGCGGGCCTCAAGGCGTACGCCACGTGGCACACCACGGCGACGCTGCAGGAGACGCGCGAGGCGTGCGGCGGCCAGGGCTACCTGGAGGCCAACCGGATTCCGGCGCTGAAGGCGGACACGGACGTGTTCACCACCTTCGAGGGCGACAACACGGTGCTGATGCAGCTGGTGGCCAAGGGGCTCCTGACGGGCTACCGGCAGCGCTTCGAGGACGACCGCGTCTTCGCGGTGCTGAAGCTGCTGGCGGACCGGGCGACGGGGGTGGTGGACAGGAACCCCTTCTCCACGCGGCGCACGGGCAGCGAGCACCTGCGCGACGGAGAGTTCCAGCTCCGGGTGCTGCGCTACCGGGAGGAGGACCTGATGGCCTCGGTGTCGCGGCGGCTGCGCAAGCGGCTGGGCGCGGGCGTGGAGGCCTTCGAGGCCTTCAACCAGTGCCAGGAGCACCTGCTCGCGCTGGCGCACGCGCACGTGGAGGCGCTGGTGCTGGAGCAGTTCCTCAAGGGCGTGGCGGCGGTGAAGGACCCGGGGCTGAAGACGGTGCTGGGGCGGCTGTGCGACCTGTATGGCCTGTCCTGCCTCGACTCGGCGAGCGGCTGGTTCCTGGAGCACGGGCTCCTGGAGGGCTCCAAGGCGCGGGCCATCCGCAAGGAGGTGGAGCGGCTGTGCGCGGAGGTCCGCCCGGACGCGGTGGCGCTGGTGGACGCGTTTGGGATTCCGGACAACTGCCTCGCCGCCCCCATCGGACTGGGCCGGCTGGCGCCATGA
- a CDS encoding caspase family protein, whose translation MSRVVALWLALLPLVSGASQARYALLVGAHKGNADEPRLHFAGRDAERLREVLVTLGDFPQENVAVLTDPSADRMRTALARMNARIREEVAHDRSSVLLVFYSGHADAESLHLGGTLLPWEELRNLTSGSSAAARLLVVDACRSGQATRVKGTKLTAPFALPPDVESHGLPEGFAILSSSAAGESAQESDALQGSFFTHHLVAALRGVADTSADGLVSLAEAYQYAADRTVASTVATVGGVQHPTYLYELKGRSELVLTRPGRTQGLAAVRLEGAGQYFFRQGGKDGPVVLEAGISDEARTARLVPGTYFVQHRLPDRLREARVVAEEGRPLELAGVAWRVVELDQLVRKGGGGRSTWALSGWGGGASSVVEGYPFAPAGAVQVSMDTSALTLEAQVEVAQTGFTQQRFERRLTSMAMRAGARKVFDVGLLSLSGGARVGAAYVDQRFFGRTAPRVWQVVPQLDTLLRADLHLPRGFFMGAEVGLRASRVRVTSALGREEVRTPVTPVLAAGTGIRW comes from the coding sequence GTGAGCCGCGTCGTCGCGCTGTGGCTGGCGCTGCTGCCGCTCGTCTCGGGCGCGAGCCAGGCGCGGTATGCGCTGCTGGTGGGCGCGCACAAGGGCAACGCGGACGAGCCCCGGCTGCACTTCGCCGGACGTGACGCGGAGCGGCTGCGCGAGGTGCTCGTCACGCTGGGAGACTTCCCGCAGGAGAACGTCGCCGTGCTCACGGACCCGAGCGCGGACCGGATGCGCACCGCGCTGGCGCGGATGAACGCGCGCATCCGCGAGGAGGTGGCGCATGACCGCTCCAGCGTGCTGCTCGTCTTCTACTCGGGCCATGCGGACGCGGAGTCGCTGCACCTGGGCGGCACGCTGCTGCCCTGGGAGGAGCTGCGCAACCTGACGTCCGGCTCGTCCGCGGCGGCGCGGCTGCTGGTGGTGGATGCGTGCCGCTCCGGGCAGGCCACGCGCGTGAAGGGCACGAAGCTGACGGCGCCCTTCGCGCTGCCCCCGGACGTGGAGTCTCACGGGCTGCCGGAGGGCTTCGCCATCCTCTCCTCGTCCGCGGCGGGCGAGAGCGCGCAGGAGTCGGACGCGCTGCAGGGCTCGTTCTTCACGCACCACCTGGTGGCCGCGCTGCGCGGCGTGGCGGACACCAGCGCGGACGGGCTCGTGAGTCTCGCGGAGGCGTACCAGTACGCGGCGGACCGGACGGTGGCGAGCACGGTGGCCACGGTGGGCGGCGTGCAGCACCCCACGTACCTGTACGAGCTGAAGGGGCGCTCGGAGCTGGTGCTCACGCGGCCGGGCCGCACGCAGGGGCTGGCGGCGGTGCGGCTGGAGGGGGCGGGGCAGTACTTCTTCCGGCAGGGCGGGAAGGATGGGCCGGTGGTGCTGGAGGCGGGCATCTCCGACGAGGCGCGCACGGCGCGGCTGGTGCCCGGCACGTACTTCGTGCAGCACCGGCTGCCGGACCGGCTGCGCGAGGCCCGCGTGGTGGCGGAGGAGGGCAGACCCCTGGAGCTGGCGGGCGTGGCGTGGCGCGTGGTGGAGCTGGACCAGCTGGTGCGCAAGGGCGGCGGCGGGCGGAGCACCTGGGCGCTGAGCGGGTGGGGCGGTGGCGCGTCGAGCGTGGTGGAGGGCTATCCCTTCGCTCCGGCGGGCGCGGTGCAGGTGTCCATGGACACGTCCGCGCTCACGCTGGAGGCGCAGGTGGAGGTGGCGCAGACGGGCTTCACGCAGCAGCGCTTCGAGCGGCGGCTCACGTCCATGGCGATGCGCGCCGGTGCTCGGAAGGTGTTCGACGTGGGGCTGCTCTCCCTGTCGGGTGGGGCCCGGGTGGGCGCGGCGTACGTGGACCAGCGCTTCTTCGGGCGGACGGCGCCGAGAGTCTGGCAGGTGGTGCCGCAGCTGGACACGCTGCTGCGCGCGGACCTGCACCTGCCTCGCGGGTTCTTCATGGGCGCCGAGGTGGGGCTGCGGGCCTCGCGGGTGCGCGTCACCTCGGCCCTGGGGCGCGAGGAGGTGCGCACGCCGGTGACGCCGGTGCTCGCGGCGGGGACGGGAATCCGCTGGTGA
- a CDS encoding NlpC/P60 family protein, with amino-acid sequence MLLRLRLFAAIPLCALVGCATVKTRAAESPMGMEAPVVAVAGPEAGAAPHSPSEQAGAVTASSAEAQEEKVRLVTAGVIAAALQAAAMVTGPANTTGRFWDELLSPNELARSIVTRSAQLVGARKLGKGVPNDCSGFVRLAYLAAGIDLVAHGFLSGENAVSAIFRRALEVGTVHHQAPRPGDLVFFRETYDRNRDGRRNDGMTHIGVVEGVDAEGTVTFIHRGGKGVARSRLNLSAPTKHQLGQGGPVLNDFIRPAAKGSRAYLAGELFAAFASPEGL; translated from the coding sequence CTGTTGCTCCGCCTTCGCCTGTTCGCCGCCATCCCCCTGTGCGCTCTCGTCGGCTGTGCCACCGTGAAGACCCGCGCCGCGGAGTCGCCCATGGGGATGGAAGCCCCGGTGGTGGCGGTGGCGGGCCCTGAGGCCGGTGCCGCGCCTCACTCCCCGTCGGAGCAGGCAGGCGCGGTGACGGCTTCGAGCGCCGAGGCTCAGGAGGAGAAGGTGCGGCTGGTCACCGCCGGGGTGATTGCCGCCGCCCTGCAGGCCGCCGCGATGGTGACGGGGCCGGCCAATACCACCGGGCGCTTCTGGGACGAGCTGCTCTCTCCCAATGAGCTGGCGCGCTCCATCGTCACGCGCTCCGCGCAGCTCGTCGGGGCTCGCAAGCTGGGCAAGGGCGTGCCCAATGACTGCTCGGGCTTCGTGCGGCTGGCGTACCTCGCCGCGGGCATCGACCTGGTGGCCCATGGCTTCCTCTCGGGGGAGAACGCCGTCTCCGCCATCTTCCGGCGCGCCCTGGAGGTGGGCACCGTCCACCACCAGGCCCCGCGCCCCGGCGACCTCGTGTTCTTCCGCGAAACGTATGACCGCAACCGCGACGGCCGGCGCAATGACGGGATGACCCACATCGGCGTCGTGGAGGGTGTGGACGCCGAGGGCACCGTCACCTTCATCCACCGCGGCGGCAAGGGCGTGGCGCGCTCGCGGCTGAACCTGTCCGCGCCCACGAAGCACCAGCTCGGCCAGGGCGGGCCCGTCCTCAACGACTTCATCCGCCCCGCCGCCAAGGGCTCCCGCGCCTACCTCGCCGGAGAGCTGTTCGCCGCGTTCGCCTCGCCAGAGGGGCTGTAA